One genomic window of Corynebacterium sp. sy039 includes the following:
- a CDS encoding cold-shock protein translates to MPVGKVKWYDAERGFGFVSNPGEEDCFVSKQVLPQGVEELHAGQRIEFDFAAGRKGPQALRVKLLDPIKPPKAQHRYSTEELHGMIADLATLLETRVQPALLNGRYPERKEARQIASILRAVAKELDA, encoded by the coding sequence ATGCCTGTCGGTAAAGTGAAATGGTATGACGCAGAGCGCGGGTTTGGCTTTGTGAGCAATCCAGGCGAAGAAGACTGTTTCGTGAGCAAACAAGTTTTGCCACAGGGCGTAGAAGAATTACACGCTGGTCAGCGCATTGAATTTGATTTTGCTGCTGGCCGTAAAGGACCGCAAGCCTTGAGAGTGAAACTGCTTGATCCTATCAAACCGCCAAAAGCTCAGCATAGATATTCCACCGAAGAATTACATGGCATGATTGCAGACTTAGCGACGTTACTTGAAACACGTGTGCAGCCAGCTTTGTTGAATGGGCGTTATCCAGAACGCAAAGAAGCACGACAAATTGCTAGCATTTTACGTGCAGTTGCAAAGGAACTTGATGCTTAG
- a CDS encoding DUF2771 domain-containing protein gives MVSRKTKRKNFKQFALLICAVVVLVGASIVFQNWWKSRPGPDPKEITITAKVGNRTVDVTPYSICELDAECEEKTVTTLDVQENDTLSIEVPESISDHDWSLLTIYDDPTANDQFYYGANEQSSVDIAGSVKPQEGKTKAGNTSASSHLLVAEVSSVFVAKNAQGEETAYTVTWSINTENAQKLTAETTPAPAQTNK, from the coding sequence ATGGTCAGTCGTAAGACAAAACGCAAAAATTTCAAGCAATTCGCTCTCCTGATTTGCGCCGTCGTGGTACTCGTGGGCGCCTCGATTGTATTCCAAAACTGGTGGAAATCACGTCCTGGACCAGATCCAAAAGAAATAACGATTACTGCAAAAGTAGGTAATCGTACTGTCGACGTTACGCCTTACTCCATCTGTGAATTAGATGCCGAGTGCGAAGAAAAAACAGTGACCACACTCGACGTTCAAGAAAATGACACGCTTAGTATTGAAGTACCCGAAAGCATTTCTGATCATGACTGGTCACTTCTAACAATTTATGATGATCCTACGGCCAACGACCAATTCTATTATGGCGCTAATGAACAAAGTAGCGTGGACATAGCTGGATCAGTTAAACCGCAAGAAGGAAAAACCAAAGCAGGCAACACTTCTGCTAGCTCTCATTTACTCGTCGCGGAGGTGTCCTCGGTTTTTGTTGCAAAAAATGCTCAGGGCGAAGAAACCGCTTATACGGTAACGTGGTCCATCAATACAGAAAATGCCCAGAAACTTACTGCTGAAACCACTCCAGCACCGGCGCAAACAAACAAGTAG
- a CDS encoding glutaminyl-peptide cyclotransferase: MRNRKILVGFLCLPTLLLNSCAAHSARESVDKLGVEIINTFPFDETSFTQGLEVMDDELLVGTGWYGESRIYRSDLSGNQRDSHALEPELFGEGVTRFENTIWQLTWKNNVAIQRDASTLAEISRVELPGQGWGLCAFSDRLILSDGSAILRVLDPHTFAEIDRITVRKNNEPVSQLNELECVPTATGDKEGGDIYANIFTSTDIVRIDARTGTVTAVIDASTVPNTAEPDPNHVLNGIAHIPGTDHFYITGKRWKTLYEVRFTANDN, from the coding sequence ATGCGCAATAGAAAAATACTTGTCGGTTTCCTATGCTTACCGACGCTCCTGCTCAACTCTTGTGCTGCCCACAGCGCACGAGAAAGCGTCGACAAGCTTGGAGTTGAAATTATCAACACTTTTCCTTTTGATGAGACTTCTTTTACTCAAGGTCTGGAAGTAATGGATGATGAGTTATTAGTGGGCACAGGTTGGTATGGGGAAAGCAGAATCTATCGCAGCGATTTATCTGGAAACCAGCGTGATAGTCATGCTCTTGAACCAGAACTATTTGGTGAGGGGGTTACTCGTTTTGAGAACACCATATGGCAACTGACTTGGAAAAATAATGTTGCCATTCAACGCGACGCGAGTACCTTAGCTGAAATTTCTCGAGTGGAATTACCTGGTCAAGGCTGGGGGTTATGTGCTTTTTCCGATCGACTGATTCTTTCTGACGGTAGCGCTATTTTACGAGTGCTTGATCCGCACACTTTTGCTGAAATAGATAGGATCACTGTGCGCAAAAACAATGAGCCGGTGTCGCAGCTCAATGAGCTAGAGTGCGTTCCGACCGCCACAGGAGATAAAGAAGGAGGCGATATTTATGCAAACATTTTCACGAGCACTGACATTGTGCGCATTGATGCTCGTACTGGGACAGTAACAGCAGTAATCGACGCTTCTACTGTGCCTAATACCGCTGAGCCAGACCCTAATCACGTTCTCAATGGGATTGCGCATATTCCTGGAACTGATCACTTCTATATCACAGGAAAGCGGTGGAAAACTCTCTATGAAGTTCGTTTTACCGCCAACGACAACTAG
- a CDS encoding DUF3027 domain-containing protein, protein MSSRRKQKIRNTGVLVGARAVKVARNALAELGEGEVGEHIGIGHIGPHEATHRFRAHVSGYRGWEWNAVIACAEGSNYITVSEVALVPGRSALQAPRWIPYEQRVRPGDLGPTDVLPPRPDDERLTEEESQSVLDRGTRKKLTPAGLSAAKTRWVKGKYGPDSDFAEHASLYCKTCAFFIPMPEPIGAHYGVCTNEFSADGHVIHHSYGCGAHSDTPPEQPLGHNGAEAFDDEQPLDINFADSTEVDEEQSIF, encoded by the coding sequence GTGTCAAGTAGACGAAAACAAAAGATAAGAAATACGGGGGTTCTTGTCGGCGCACGTGCAGTAAAGGTTGCTCGCAATGCTTTGGCGGAATTAGGTGAAGGAGAAGTAGGCGAGCACATTGGCATTGGGCATATTGGTCCGCATGAGGCAACACATCGGTTTCGTGCCCATGTCAGCGGTTACCGTGGGTGGGAATGGAATGCGGTTATTGCTTGTGCAGAAGGTAGCAACTATATTACGGTCAGTGAGGTTGCGCTAGTTCCAGGTAGAAGTGCCCTACAAGCACCTCGATGGATTCCTTATGAACAGCGAGTACGCCCAGGAGATTTAGGGCCAACAGACGTACTACCACCGCGCCCTGACGACGAACGGTTAACTGAAGAGGAATCGCAGAGTGTCTTAGACAGAGGAACACGCAAAAAACTTACGCCCGCTGGTTTGTCAGCAGCTAAAACTCGGTGGGTCAAAGGGAAATATGGTCCTGATTCCGATTTTGCTGAACACGCTAGTTTATATTGCAAGACCTGCGCTTTTTTCATTCCTATGCCTGAACCCATAGGTGCGCATTATGGCGTATGTACTAATGAGTTTTCTGCCGACGGGCACGTTATCCATCATTCCTATGGTTGTGGTGCACATTCTGATACCCCACCTGAACAACCGCTTGGACATAATGGTGCAGAAGCATTTGATGACGAACAACCATTAGATATTAACTTTGCGGATAGCACGGAAGTAGACGAAGAACAATCCATTTTTTAA
- a CDS encoding NCS2 family permease — MSTPVNSRTAPAAQHKNTSALDRYFRISERGSTIGTEIRSGIVTFFAMAYIIILNPLILGTSADINGKTLGVPQVAVATALAAGIMTIAFGLIARYPFGIAAGLGINTLVAVTMVSTEGLTWQEAMGLVVLDGIVIVIMAASGFRTAVFRAIPQPMIAAMSVGIGLFIAFIGLVDSGFVRRVPDAAHTTVPVGLGVNGSIASVPTLVFVIGLLLCGIMVVRKVRGGLFIGIVATTVIAMILEALTGVGSSADNPTGGWNLAVPKIPESLGSLPDLSIVGDVSLFGSFARIGALSATLLLFTLVLANFFDAMGTMTALGKQAQLTTDDGTLPDLKKALIVEGCGAIVGGSASASSNTVFVDSSAGIADGARTGLANVVTGILFLLAMFLTPLYQVVPIEAAAPVLVIVGALMISQVREIDFTQFHIALPAFLTIVVMPFTYSIANGVGVGFITFSIMAVAAGKAKEVHWIMWLISALFVVFFAVDPIMNLVN; from the coding sequence ATGTCTACACCAGTTAATTCTCGCACTGCACCTGCAGCGCAGCACAAAAATACTAGCGCACTGGATCGCTATTTCCGCATTAGCGAACGCGGTTCCACAATAGGAACAGAAATACGCTCCGGCATCGTCACATTCTTCGCAATGGCCTACATCATTATCCTCAATCCACTGATTTTAGGCACCAGCGCAGATATCAACGGCAAAACCTTAGGTGTTCCCCAAGTAGCAGTTGCCACTGCTCTTGCCGCAGGCATCATGACCATAGCTTTTGGGCTTATCGCACGCTATCCCTTTGGTATCGCCGCAGGATTGGGCATCAATACTTTAGTAGCGGTCACCATGGTGTCTACTGAAGGATTGACATGGCAAGAAGCAATGGGGCTTGTGGTACTAGATGGTATCGTCATTGTCATCATGGCTGCATCAGGATTTCGTACTGCAGTCTTTCGAGCTATCCCACAACCGATGATTGCGGCAATGAGCGTGGGTATTGGGCTATTTATCGCATTCATCGGTCTTGTTGACTCCGGTTTTGTTCGTCGCGTACCTGATGCTGCACATACCACAGTTCCGGTTGGACTAGGCGTCAATGGTTCTATTGCCTCCGTACCAACATTGGTGTTTGTTATCGGCTTGTTGCTATGCGGCATTATGGTAGTGCGTAAAGTACGTGGTGGATTGTTTATTGGTATCGTTGCTACCACAGTTATTGCCATGATCCTTGAAGCACTTACCGGTGTGGGCTCCTCCGCAGATAACCCTACAGGTGGCTGGAACTTAGCAGTGCCCAAAATACCCGAGAGTTTAGGATCATTACCTGATCTCAGCATCGTTGGTGATGTCTCCCTCTTTGGTTCTTTTGCCAGAATAGGTGCACTATCTGCGACGTTGCTCCTTTTTACGTTGGTTCTTGCGAATTTCTTTGACGCAATGGGAACCATGACAGCCCTAGGGAAGCAGGCTCAATTAACTACCGACGACGGCACTCTACCCGATCTTAAGAAAGCTCTTATCGTCGAAGGCTGCGGTGCAATAGTCGGCGGTAGTGCTTCTGCTTCTTCTAACACAGTATTTGTTGATTCTTCTGCGGGTATCGCTGATGGTGCTCGCACTGGACTAGCAAATGTGGTTACCGGAATTTTATTCCTTTTAGCAATGTTCCTAACCCCGCTGTACCAGGTTGTTCCTATTGAAGCAGCTGCTCCAGTGCTCGTTATCGTGGGAGCACTGATGATTTCTCAAGTACGCGAAATTGATTTCACACAATTCCACATTGCACTGCCTGCCTTTTTGACGATCGTCGTGATGCCTTTTACTTATTCCATCGCCAATGGAGTGGGTGTTGGTTTTATTACTTTCAGCATTATGGCAGTAGCTGCTGGAAAAGCAAAAGAAGTGCATTGGATTATGTGGTTAATTTCTGCACTGTTTGTGGTATTTTTTGCCGTTGATCCGATTATGAACCTTGTGAACTAA
- a CDS encoding RNA methyltransferase: MSHVSDPEDSRLDDFRNLNHSDNRPDLPDGKGLIIAEGPLVVERLLFSRFPVRALIGFPSKLDSFLEHAHIREYLSQHNIAVHSLERHTLAQVAGFDMHRGLLASAQRVPELAPENIISQARTVVVLEGVGDHENIGAIFRNAAGMDIDAVLFGNGCADPLYRRVVRVSMGHVLRTPFSSFPGKRFGWQTHLAQLRDAGFHLVALTPDHQAVHIADAIVDAQGKPYDKVAFIVGAEGPGLTGKTMRAADVKACIPMAGGTDSLNVATAAAIAFYERQRSLRT; this comes from the coding sequence ATGAGCCATGTGAGTGATCCTGAGGATTCGCGCCTAGATGATTTTCGGAATCTCAATCACTCCGATAATCGACCAGATCTTCCCGACGGGAAAGGACTCATCATTGCTGAAGGACCACTGGTGGTGGAGCGGCTGCTCTTTTCCCGTTTCCCAGTACGCGCCCTCATTGGTTTTCCCAGCAAGCTCGATTCTTTTCTAGAACACGCACATATTCGAGAATATCTTAGTCAGCACAACATCGCTGTGCATAGTCTGGAACGGCACACATTGGCACAGGTTGCTGGGTTTGATATGCACCGAGGGTTACTAGCAAGTGCGCAACGTGTACCCGAATTAGCACCGGAAAACATTATCTCCCAAGCACGCACCGTGGTTGTGTTAGAAGGTGTGGGGGATCATGAAAATATCGGGGCCATTTTCCGCAATGCAGCAGGCATGGATATTGACGCGGTACTCTTTGGCAATGGTTGCGCAGATCCGCTTTATCGACGCGTGGTGCGGGTATCAATGGGACACGTACTGCGCACTCCCTTTAGCAGCTTTCCTGGAAAGCGTTTTGGTTGGCAAACTCACTTAGCGCAACTTCGCGACGCAGGTTTTCACTTGGTGGCACTCACACCTGATCATCAAGCAGTACACATAGCTGATGCCATTGTAGATGCACAGGGTAAACCATATGACAAAGTGGCATTTATTGTTGGTGCAGAAGGACCTGGTTTAACCGGGAAAACTATGCGTGCGGCAGATGTTAAGGCGTGTATTCCTATGGCAGGTGGTACTGATTCGCTTAACGTAGCTACCGCTGCTGCCATTGCTTTTTATGAGCGTCAGCGTAGTTTACGCACCTAA
- the sepH gene encoding septation protein SepH, which yields MRELVLISEESTRSSLVFGIKNATDTTEQFFFAVDDSLRDILLSDTATTDTARIPEKNTPVESHETPAAATDAGAATEAEHNVPQGYATAVSTSSTTSATSEAATVSTQSDSTAATPTQSSTGSNTRPQREVDPRLSTPLKMRPREIQDRIRQGATIEQVAEENDVTVSRIEPYAHPVLLERARIAEMAKQAHPVRDDGPATLTLWEILATAFAARDVDLSTCTWDAYRDSAGQWVVKVSWKAGLSENSAEWSYLRHGMSSATAVARNRMAADLTDPDLARPVRTLSPLPISSTTDEDSAAENDVPATQRTRDDIPVVSSSDSNPKNQDKASASTADTVEMQSGEFLQHPDTKPATKRRRKAVTPHWEDVLLGVRANTKRPRK from the coding sequence ATGCGAGAACTCGTCCTCATTAGTGAGGAATCAACAAGATCTTCTCTGGTCTTTGGCATAAAAAACGCCACAGACACCACAGAGCAGTTCTTCTTCGCAGTCGATGATTCCCTCCGCGATATTCTCCTCAGTGACACAGCCACCACTGATACTGCACGTATTCCAGAGAAAAACACCCCCGTCGAATCACATGAAACTCCCGCTGCTGCTACCGATGCGGGAGCAGCAACCGAGGCTGAACACAATGTTCCACAAGGATATGCCACGGCAGTATCCACATCATCTACAACGTCTGCAACATCTGAGGCAGCCACAGTATCCACACAGTCTGACTCTACTGCTGCCACCCCCACTCAATCATCAACAGGCTCAAATACCCGACCACAACGCGAGGTAGATCCACGCCTTTCCACTCCATTAAAAATGCGTCCACGGGAAATTCAAGATCGCATTCGCCAGGGTGCAACTATTGAGCAAGTTGCTGAAGAAAATGATGTCACCGTTTCTCGCATTGAACCCTATGCACATCCTGTGCTCTTAGAACGCGCGCGCATTGCAGAGATGGCAAAACAAGCTCATCCTGTACGCGACGATGGTCCAGCTACCTTAACTCTTTGGGAAATACTCGCTACCGCTTTTGCCGCTCGAGATGTTGATTTAAGCACCTGCACCTGGGATGCCTACCGCGACAGTGCTGGCCAATGGGTTGTAAAGGTAAGTTGGAAAGCAGGATTGAGTGAAAATAGTGCTGAATGGTCCTATTTGCGCCACGGCATGAGCAGCGCTACCGCTGTGGCACGCAACAGAATGGCAGCTGATCTTACCGACCCTGATCTTGCCCGACCAGTACGTACCCTAAGCCCGCTTCCCATCTCTTCTACTACCGACGAAGATTCCGCAGCAGAAAATGATGTGCCTGCCACACAACGCACTCGTGACGATATTCCTGTGGTTTCTTCTAGCGATAGCAACCCAAAAAACCAAGACAAAGCCTCCGCTAGCACTGCAGACACAGTGGAAATGCAAAGCGGTGAGTTTTTGCAGCACCCTGATACTAAGCCTGCAACGAAACGTCGTCGGAAAGCAGTAACTCCACATTGGGAAGACGTATTACTCGGAGTTCGAGCAAACACCAAACGCCCCCGAAAATAA
- the serC gene encoding phosphoserine transaminase, protein MSTYPTLPSQLLPADPRFGCGPSKVRSAQIQAIVEGSTHIMGTSHRQPAVKNVVRSIREGLNDFFQLPEGYEIVLSLGGATAFWDAATFGLIEKKSGHLSFGEFSAKFAKAAQNAPWLDDPTIIQAAPGDAPEPTALAGCDVLAWAHNETSTGAMVEVTRPTGSEGALIVIDATSGAGGLPVTMSDADAYYFSPQKCFASDGGLWLAAFSPAALERIEKINRSDRFIPAFLNLQTAVENSRKDQTYNTPAVASLLMLDNQIAWMNEHGGLSGMVERTRANAQALYSWAEQRAEATPFVSDPAKRSLVVGTIDFDETIDAALLAKILRANGIVDIEPYRKLGRNQLRIGMFPAIDTVDVEKLTQALDFVLDGEYAKK, encoded by the coding sequence ATGAGCACCTACCCCACCTTGCCCAGCCAGCTACTTCCCGCAGATCCACGCTTTGGCTGCGGTCCTTCTAAAGTGCGCTCCGCACAGATTCAGGCAATCGTCGAGGGTTCCACTCATATTATGGGCACCTCACATCGCCAACCAGCAGTAAAAAATGTCGTACGCAGTATTAGAGAAGGACTCAACGACTTTTTTCAGCTACCTGAGGGATATGAAATTGTCCTTTCCCTCGGTGGCGCTACCGCTTTTTGGGACGCTGCCACTTTCGGACTGATAGAGAAAAAATCAGGTCACCTAAGTTTTGGTGAGTTCTCAGCAAAATTTGCCAAAGCCGCACAAAACGCCCCTTGGCTCGATGACCCAACCATCATCCAAGCAGCTCCCGGGGACGCTCCAGAACCAACTGCACTAGCAGGGTGCGATGTCCTCGCATGGGCACATAATGAAACCTCTACCGGCGCTATGGTGGAAGTTACTCGACCAACAGGGTCAGAAGGTGCCCTTATCGTTATTGATGCCACTTCAGGTGCTGGTGGTCTTCCAGTAACCATGAGCGACGCAGATGCCTATTATTTCTCGCCGCAAAAATGCTTCGCCTCCGACGGAGGACTATGGTTGGCGGCCTTTAGCCCGGCAGCACTCGAGCGTATTGAAAAAATCAATAGATCCGATCGGTTCATTCCCGCATTCCTTAATCTACAAACCGCTGTAGAAAATTCACGTAAGGATCAAACATACAATACCCCTGCTGTGGCTTCTTTACTCATGCTAGATAATCAGATCGCATGGATGAACGAACATGGTGGTCTATCTGGAATGGTTGAGCGCACTCGCGCTAATGCTCAGGCACTTTATTCTTGGGCCGAGCAACGAGCTGAAGCAACACCTTTTGTCAGTGATCCAGCAAAGCGTTCCTTAGTAGTGGGAACTATTGATTTTGATGAAACAATTGATGCTGCATTGCTTGCAAAAATACTACGCGCAAATGGCATTGTCGATATTGAGCCTTATCGCAAGCTCGGACGCAATCAGTTGCGTATTGGTATGTTCCCAGCAATTGATACCGTGGACGTCGAAAAGCTCACTCAAGCCCTTGATTTTGTACTCGATGGAGAATACGCCAAAAAATAA
- a CDS encoding citrate synthase: MATENQDKAVLHYPGGEYEMPIIKSTEGYDGVALGNMLAETGLVTFDPGYVSTGSAESKITFIDGDAGILRHRGYDIADLAKNATFNEVSYLLIKGHLPTTDELRAFNEEIRHHTLLDEDFKAQFSIFPRNAHPMSVLASSVNILSTYYQDQLNPLDEEQLDKATVRLLAKVPMLAAYAYRASKGAPFMYPDNALNARENFLRMMFGYPTEDYEVDPVVSKALDKLLILHADHEQNCSTSTVRMIGSAQANMFVAIAGGINALSGPLHGGANQAVLEMLEEIKANGGDATDFMTRVKNKEKGVRLMGFGHRVYKNYDPRAAIVKETAHEILEHLGGDELLDLALNLEEIALNDDYFVSRKLYPNVDFYTGLIYRAMGFPTDFFTVLFAIGRLPGWIAQYREQLTMTTKINRPRQIYTGEALRPVTPREQR; encoded by the coding sequence ATGGCTACAGAGAACCAAGACAAAGCTGTTCTTCACTATCCTGGTGGCGAGTATGAGATGCCAATCATCAAATCCACAGAAGGTTATGATGGAGTAGCTCTTGGCAATATGCTTGCAGAAACCGGTCTTGTTACATTCGACCCAGGCTATGTAAGCACTGGTTCAGCAGAATCAAAGATTACTTTCATCGACGGTGATGCTGGTATTTTGCGCCACCGTGGCTATGACATCGCTGACCTTGCTAAGAACGCAACCTTTAATGAGGTTTCTTACCTACTTATCAAGGGTCATCTACCTACCACTGATGAGCTCCGCGCGTTCAATGAGGAAATTCGCCACCACACCTTGCTCGATGAAGATTTTAAGGCGCAATTTAGCATTTTCCCACGTAATGCTCACCCAATGAGTGTATTGGCGTCGTCAGTCAATATCCTTTCCACCTACTACCAAGATCAACTTAACCCACTAGACGAAGAGCAGCTTGACAAAGCAACAGTACGTCTCTTGGCGAAGGTGCCAATGTTGGCAGCTTATGCATACCGCGCTTCTAAGGGTGCGCCGTTCATGTACCCAGACAATGCACTCAATGCACGTGAGAACTTCTTGCGCATGATGTTCGGTTACCCAACCGAGGACTATGAAGTAGATCCAGTTGTGTCCAAGGCACTCGATAAGCTATTGATCTTGCACGCTGACCACGAGCAGAACTGTTCTACTTCCACTGTTCGTATGATTGGTTCTGCACAGGCAAATATGTTTGTTGCTATTGCCGGTGGTATCAATGCGTTGTCTGGTCCGCTTCACGGTGGTGCAAACCAGGCAGTGCTAGAGATGCTTGAAGAAATCAAGGCTAATGGTGGCGATGCTACTGACTTCATGACTCGCGTGAAGAATAAAGAAAAGGGTGTTCGCCTCATGGGATTCGGACACCGTGTGTACAAGAACTACGATCCACGTGCAGCAATCGTCAAAGAAACCGCACATGAGATTCTTGAGCACCTCGGTGGCGATGAGTTGCTTGATCTTGCACTCAACCTAGAGGAAATTGCGCTTAACGACGACTACTTCGTTTCTCGTAAGCTCTATCCAAATGTGGACTTCTACACTGGTTTGATTTACCGCGCTATGGGCTTCCCAACCGATTTCTTCACTGTATTGTTTGCAATTGGACGTCTACCAGGTTGGATTGCTCAGTACCGTGAGCAGCTTACTATGACCACAAAGATTAACCGTCCGCGCCAGATTTACACCGGCGAGGCATTGCGACCTGTTACCCCTCGTGAACAGCGCTAA
- a CDS encoding FKBP-type peptidyl-prolyl cis-trans isomerase produces MEKPHIDKPEGPAPEDIVIYDIVEGDGPEAQPGGLVEVHYVGVDYETGEEFDSSWDRGQSIEFPLAGLIAGWQEGIPGMKVGGRRQLIIPPEAAYGPAGGGHRLSGRTLIFVIDLLGVGA; encoded by the coding sequence ATGGAAAAGCCGCATATTGATAAACCTGAAGGTCCAGCACCAGAAGATATCGTTATCTACGATATCGTTGAAGGAGATGGTCCAGAGGCTCAACCTGGTGGCTTGGTAGAAGTGCACTATGTTGGTGTGGACTATGAAACCGGTGAAGAATTTGATTCTTCATGGGATCGTGGTCAAAGTATTGAATTTCCTTTAGCAGGTCTTATCGCTGGTTGGCAAGAGGGCATCCCTGGTATGAAGGTTGGCGGACGTCGCCAGCTTATCATTCCACCAGAGGCGGCATACGGTCCAGCAGGTGGCGGTCATCGTTTATCTGGTCGTACGCTCATTTTCGTCATTGATCTTCTAGGTGTTGGCGCATAG
- a CDS encoding carboxyl transferase domain-containing protein has protein sequence MNHTRAQDLINDVLDPNSFISWSTPVRHGRISESYARSLEKAQEKTGYDEAVITGEGTVFGQRVALVLSEFDFLGGSVGAATAQRIIDAIHRATAEKLPLLISPSSGGTRMQEGTPAFVLMVSITAAIYKHKDAHLPYLVYLRHPTTGGVMASWGAAGHFTFAQPGALLGFLGPRAVEAVTGKSLPEGVQTAENLANKGIIDGVISPSELRFSIKKIATIVLGSQENTTTHSSAPHHYTPMQSTPPKDAWAAISATRRIDRPGISQILAALGDDNIIALSGTESGLTSPAIRVLLSRIDDQCVVIIAQDRHAQPPHAHTELDSAALQCARRGIALAKQLNLPIITVVDTPGAELSASAEESGIARCIAATLGDLVSADVPTISLILGQGCGGGALALLPADRTLSMSNGWLSPLPPEGASAIVYRDSTHAPEMMDEQHVVAQALYKHGIVDEIIPEPDCEHYGSDEIHTFAQMVLQHLRDCLQMLKENPQRVGRSARFARYEKLVEDILATR, from the coding sequence ATGAACCACACACGTGCCCAAGACTTAATAAATGATGTACTAGACCCAAACTCCTTTATTTCCTGGTCCACGCCAGTACGGCATGGTCGCATATCAGAAAGCTATGCTCGCTCTTTAGAAAAAGCTCAGGAAAAAACCGGTTATGACGAAGCAGTTATCACAGGCGAAGGCACAGTGTTTGGACAACGCGTCGCTCTAGTGCTAAGTGAGTTTGATTTCCTGGGCGGATCCGTCGGGGCTGCCACCGCGCAACGCATTATTGACGCTATTCACCGTGCCACTGCAGAAAAACTGCCGCTGCTGATCTCGCCTAGCTCTGGTGGTACTCGTATGCAAGAAGGAACCCCTGCCTTTGTGCTCATGGTATCCATTACGGCAGCAATCTATAAGCACAAGGATGCTCATTTGCCTTATTTAGTCTATCTACGCCACCCCACCACAGGTGGTGTTATGGCATCGTGGGGAGCTGCAGGGCATTTCACTTTTGCCCAGCCTGGCGCGCTACTCGGTTTCTTAGGACCGCGTGCTGTCGAAGCAGTTACTGGCAAGTCCTTGCCAGAAGGAGTGCAAACAGCAGAGAATCTAGCAAATAAAGGCATTATCGACGGTGTTATTTCCCCTTCTGAACTGCGCTTTTCGATTAAAAAAATTGCCACGATTGTTCTTGGCTCTCAAGAAAACACCACAACGCATTCTTCCGCACCGCATCATTACACACCGATGCAGAGCACACCACCAAAAGATGCCTGGGCAGCAATCAGTGCTACTCGACGTATCGACAGACCAGGAATCAGCCAGATACTCGCAGCACTTGGCGACGACAATATCATTGCTCTTTCCGGAACCGAAAGCGGACTCACCTCTCCTGCTATCCGCGTACTGCTGAGCAGAATTGATGATCAATGCGTCGTTATCATTGCTCAAGATCGTCATGCTCAGCCCCCTCACGCACACACTGAATTAGATTCAGCAGCTCTGCAATGCGCCAGGCGCGGCATTGCTTTAGCCAAGCAGCTCAATCTACCGATTATTACTGTTGTAGATACTCCAGGTGCTGAGCTATCTGCTAGTGCCGAAGAATCTGGAATTGCGCGCTGCATTGCTGCCACCCTTGGCGATCTTGTCAGTGCAGATGTGCCTACTATTTCACTTATTCTCGGTCAGGGCTGTGGCGGTGGTGCACTTGCACTATTACCTGCCGATCGTACGCTGAGCATGAGCAATGGCTGGCTTAGTCCGCTCCCGCCTGAGGGTGCATCGGCTATTGTGTACCGCGATAGCACCCATGCTCCTGAGATGATGGATGAGCAGCACGTTGTGGCACAGGCGCTCTATAAGCATGGTATCGTTGACGAGATTATTCCGGAACCGGATTGCGAACATTATGGTTCAGATGAGATACATACTTTTGCACAAATGGTTCTGCAGCACCTACGTGATTGTCTCCAAATGCTTAAAGAAAATCCTCAACGCGTTGGTCGCAGCGCGCGTTTTGCCCGCTACGAGAAACTCGTTGAGGATATTTTAGCTACTCGCTAA